The Lysinibacillus pakistanensis genome includes a window with the following:
- the phaZ gene encoding intracellular short-chain-length polyhydroxyalkanoate depolymerase encodes MLKTVQLSNGETLAYRKRQGGEHVLLLIHGNMTSSKHWDVLIDSLDEKYTIYAIDLRGFGGSSYHKPISTIKDFSDDVKLFVDAIQLKQFDMIGWSTGGAVSMQFVANYPGYCQRLILLASASTRGYPFYTDLGTSNQGSLKRAFTYNEVLVDTSKTKLVQGFYDSKNAQGLQSIWNALIYTHQQPSTEQYQQYVEDMLTQRNLAEVYHALNVFNISGIDNEVVKGTHEAQQITIPILVLRGDRDYVITEEMNDETMLDLGANAQFVSLKDCGHSPLIDDLPQLTSEIEAFLEIGGKNYAIKQ; translated from the coding sequence ATGTTAAAAACAGTTCAACTTTCAAATGGAGAAACGCTTGCATATCGTAAACGTCAAGGGGGAGAACATGTTTTATTACTTATTCATGGTAATATGACATCTTCCAAACATTGGGATGTCCTTATAGACTCGTTGGATGAAAAGTATACAATTTATGCGATCGATTTAAGGGGATTTGGTGGTTCATCTTATCACAAGCCAATTTCCACTATTAAAGATTTTAGCGATGATGTAAAGCTTTTTGTTGACGCCATTCAATTGAAGCAATTTGACATGATAGGTTGGTCAACAGGTGGAGCAGTAAGCATGCAGTTTGTTGCGAATTATCCGGGCTATTGTCAACGACTAATTTTACTAGCCTCAGCATCTACCAGAGGCTATCCATTTTACACAGATTTAGGTACTAGCAATCAAGGTTCATTAAAGAGAGCATTTACCTATAACGAGGTGCTAGTTGATACATCTAAAACGAAATTGGTACAAGGATTCTACGATTCGAAAAATGCTCAAGGCTTACAGTCCATTTGGAATGCACTTATTTATACACATCAGCAGCCTAGTACGGAACAATATCAGCAATACGTGGAGGATATGCTGACACAAAGAAATTTAGCTGAAGTTTATCATGCATTAAATGTTTTTAATATTAGTGGTATTGATAATGAAGTTGTTAAGGGCACACATGAAGCACAACAAATCACTATTCCCATTTTAGTGTTACGAGGGGATCGTGATTATGTCATAACAGAAGAAATGAATGATGAGACTATGCTCGATTTAGGTGCAAATGCACAATTTGTCAGCTTAAAAGACTGTGGGCATTCACCATTAATTGATGATTTACCACAGCTAACATCCGAAATCGAGGCTTTTTTAGAAATTGGAGGGAAGAATTATGCGATTAAACAATAA
- a CDS encoding spore germination protein: protein MLEIKTTEVEKQKWINSKHVQVSLTDFTGDITQDLSFIRNAIGHNWDVHFREFYLGSTGNRAAIIFLEGLSDKEMIDKHILSSLMGSFSETKNQELNHIDLQEHITNHVLAVSDLTKEQDVKKSVAKVLIGSTLLVVDGMQHVFILGTTKNKLRSIEEPVSEALVRGPRIGFTETLSNNTALLRQHGENCDLSMIPMQVGERSKKELVLAYIKEIADPNLIEEVKHRINKINIDDVPESGYIEQLIEDNFLSPFTQVQNTERPDRVMGALLEGRVAILLDGTPYALIVPVTFSMLLQSPEDYYERWLPSSLIRLLRYLAAGITLLAPSLYISFVSFHQGLIPTKLALSMMGTREGVPFPAIIEALIMEVAIEILREAGLRLPKPIGPTMGIVGGLVIGEAAVQAGIVSPIMVIVVALTAISSFAIPQYSAGITLRLLRFVSMFFAAIFGLFGVVLFFLFLCSHLVKLKSFGVPYVSPTIPYRASDWKDFMVRMPLMMMKRRPKMLHTKDPIRKD from the coding sequence ATGCTAGAAATCAAAACAACAGAAGTTGAAAAACAAAAATGGATAAATTCAAAGCATGTTCAAGTTTCGCTCACTGATTTTACAGGTGATATTACCCAAGACCTCTCCTTTATAAGAAACGCAATTGGACATAACTGGGATGTGCATTTTAGAGAGTTTTATCTTGGTAGCACTGGTAATCGTGCAGCAATCATTTTTCTGGAAGGATTATCTGATAAAGAGATGATTGATAAACATATTTTATCTTCACTAATGGGTAGCTTTTCAGAAACAAAAAATCAGGAATTAAATCACATTGATTTACAAGAGCATATAACAAATCATGTTCTTGCAGTTAGTGATTTAACAAAGGAGCAGGATGTCAAAAAATCTGTAGCGAAAGTATTGATTGGATCCACTTTATTAGTAGTGGACGGTATGCAACATGTGTTTATTTTGGGTACCACAAAAAATAAATTGCGTAGTATTGAAGAGCCTGTATCGGAGGCCTTGGTTAGAGGTCCAAGGATAGGTTTTACAGAAACGTTAAGTAATAATACAGCTTTATTACGACAGCATGGAGAAAATTGTGACCTATCTATGATTCCTATGCAGGTTGGTGAGCGCTCCAAAAAAGAGTTAGTCCTTGCCTATATAAAAGAGATTGCTGATCCCAACTTAATTGAAGAGGTCAAACATAGAATCAACAAAATAAATATAGATGATGTACCTGAATCGGGGTATATAGAGCAATTGATAGAGGATAATTTCCTTAGCCCATTTACACAAGTACAGAATACAGAACGGCCTGACAGAGTGATGGGGGCTTTGCTAGAAGGACGAGTAGCGATTTTGCTTGATGGCACACCTTATGCCCTAATTGTTCCTGTTACTTTTAGCATGCTATTGCAATCACCTGAAGACTATTATGAGCGTTGGCTACCCAGTTCATTAATTCGTCTGCTCCGATATCTAGCGGCTGGAATTACGCTTTTAGCACCCTCCTTATATATTTCATTTGTCTCTTTTCATCAAGGCTTAATACCAACCAAACTAGCATTGTCCATGATGGGAACAAGAGAAGGAGTTCCTTTTCCTGCAATAATAGAGGCATTAATTATGGAGGTAGCTATTGAAATATTACGAGAAGCTGGACTTCGCCTACCTAAACCTATAGGACCGACAATGGGAATTGTGGGAGGGCTGGTTATTGGAGAAGCTGCAGTTCAAGCAGGAATAGTGAGCCCAATTATGGTCATTGTGGTAGCTTTAACAGCGATTTCTTCTTTTGCTATACCTCAATACAGTGCAGGTATAACATTACGATTGCTTCGATTTGTTTCGATGTTTTTTGCGGCAATATTTGGATTATTTGGGGTTGTATTGTTCTTCCTTTTTCTATGTAGTCATTTAGTAAAACTAAAAAGCTTTGGCGTTCCCTATGTAAGCCCAACTATTCCATATCGAGCGAGTGATTGGAAAGATTTTATGGTTCGAATGCCATTAATGATGATGAAGCGCCGTCCTAAGATGCTGCATACGAAAGATCCTATCCGCAAAGATTAA
- a CDS encoding GNAT family N-acetyltransferase, giving the protein MKINICLATNEDYFALNTLVKEGHEEHVIEEPTVFKSVESVMPKSYFKELLKDNDSNIFIAKNSESVIGFAVISIESSPSFPSLVQRKYAYIHDFGVKKEIQKHGIGKLLFERCKEWAKARGALSIELNVWDFNTNAIEFYKHLGMESISRKMKINV; this is encoded by the coding sequence TTGAAAATTAATATTTGTTTAGCAACAAATGAGGATTATTTTGCTTTGAATACTCTTGTAAAAGAAGGACATGAAGAACATGTAATTGAAGAACCTACTGTTTTCAAAAGTGTCGAATCGGTTATGCCTAAATCTTATTTTAAAGAACTACTTAAAGATAACGACAGTAATATTTTTATTGCAAAGAATAGTGAATCTGTTATAGGTTTTGCTGTCATCAGCATTGAATCTTCTCCCTCGTTTCCATCTTTAGTTCAGCGTAAATATGCTTATATACATGATTTTGGTGTAAAAAAAGAAATTCAAAAGCATGGTATTGGAAAATTGCTATTTGAAAGATGTAAAGAATGGGCTAAGGCAAGAGGGGCCTTATCTATCGAATTAAATGTTTGGGACTTCAATACCAATGCAATTGAATTCTATAAACATTTAGGGATGGAAAGTATAAGTAGAAAAATGAAGATAAATGTTTAA
- a CDS encoding class I adenylate-forming enzyme family protein yields MFVEQAWIFKRASLTPNRLALVNLETQEQWTYKQLTDEITKWSRFFEHQNLQAGSRVAVFSKNHIQLFAVLFACGIRGLIYVPLNWRMSLKELNDILIDATPSLLLYEEGMNCPLFLENMHPLQVLNEFDTFLSISQVDLNDPWLIIYTGGTTGQAKGVVLSFNSINWNAINTIISWGLNDSDCTLNYMPMFHTGGLNALCIPLLMAGGTVVIGDKFEAETALKAINQYKTTISLFVPTMYQAMIATDYFKKSGFPSMKVFLSGGAPCPYPIYDEFFKKGLFFKEGYGLTEAGPNNFYIAREDAYLKKGAVGKSMQFNEAKIINRTGDPCAPCEVGELFVRGKHMFRFYWNNQQDTEQIIQDGWLKTGDLAMMDEDGDFYIVGRSKEMIISGGENVYPQEVEQCILRHQKVQEVSVIGVTDDYWGEIVTAFIVCQDRAATIIEEIKELCSKHLGRYKIPKKFIVIDELPKTSVGKIDKKVLQMYVKTSS; encoded by the coding sequence ATGTTTGTAGAGCAAGCCTGGATTTTCAAACGTGCATCGTTAACACCTAATCGACTAGCATTGGTAAATTTAGAAACACAGGAGCAGTGGACTTATAAGCAATTAACAGATGAAATTACAAAATGGAGTCGTTTTTTTGAGCACCAAAATTTACAGGCAGGAAGTCGTGTAGCTGTATTTTCGAAGAATCACATCCAACTTTTTGCCGTATTATTCGCCTGTGGAATAAGAGGGCTTATCTATGTACCGTTAAATTGGCGCATGAGCTTAAAAGAATTAAATGATATTTTAATTGATGCTACACCATCCTTATTATTGTACGAGGAAGGTATGAATTGTCCTCTCTTTTTAGAGAACATGCATCCTCTACAAGTGCTGAATGAATTTGATACGTTTCTAAGCATTAGCCAAGTAGATTTAAATGACCCTTGGCTGATTATCTATACAGGGGGCACTACTGGGCAAGCGAAGGGGGTCGTCCTGTCCTTTAATTCTATTAATTGGAATGCCATTAACACAATCATTAGCTGGGGTTTAAATGACAGTGATTGTACGTTAAATTATATGCCGATGTTTCATACAGGAGGTTTAAATGCCCTATGTATTCCACTGCTAATGGCTGGTGGAACGGTTGTGATTGGCGATAAGTTCGAGGCAGAAACAGCTCTTAAGGCCATTAATCAATATAAGACAACCATATCGCTTTTTGTGCCAACGATGTACCAAGCGATGATTGCAACAGACTACTTTAAGAAGAGTGGCTTCCCCTCTATGAAAGTATTTTTATCAGGGGGTGCACCGTGTCCATATCCGATTTATGATGAATTTTTTAAAAAGGGCTTATTTTTTAAAGAGGGCTATGGCTTAACAGAAGCAGGGCCGAACAATTTTTATATTGCTCGAGAGGATGCTTATTTGAAAAAGGGTGCAGTCGGGAAGAGCATGCAATTTAACGAAGCTAAAATTATTAATCGTACAGGTGATCCATGTGCCCCTTGTGAAGTCGGAGAGCTTTTCGTCAGAGGAAAGCATATGTTTCGATTTTATTGGAATAATCAGCAGGATACCGAACAAATTATACAAGATGGCTGGTTAAAAACTGGTGATTTAGCAATGATGGATGAGGATGGTGACTTTTATATCGTCGGGCGCAGTAAGGAAATGATTATTTCTGGTGGTGAAAATGTTTATCCGCAGGAAGTGGAACAATGTATTTTACGCCATCAGAAAGTGCAGGAGGTTTCGGTGATTGGTGTGACCGATGACTATTGGGGTGAAATCGTAACGGCATTTATCGTTTGTCAGGATAGAGCAGCTACGATCATAGAGGAAATAAAAGAGCTTTGCAGCAAGCATTTAGGGCGCTACAAAATACCAAAAAAATTTATTGTCATCGATGAATTGCCAAAAACGAGTGTTGGAAAAATTGATAAAAAAGTATTGCAAATGTATGTGAAAACATCTTCTTAG
- a CDS encoding 3-oxoacyl-ACP synthase, whose product MTVGIVSTGIYIPQTKMTSKEIADRSTIPEDIIRQKMGIHEKPVPGEHDHTVQMAVWAAQEAIRKANIEPKDIDVVIYMGEEHKEYPLWTASIKMQEELGAVNAWAFDVQLRCGTTIMALKLAKSLMASDDSIQIIVLAGGYRNVDFIDYSNPRTRFMYNLAAGGGAIILQKNFDKNQLLEADIMTDGSFSEDVVVPVGGTKKPLTAYDLEHHLYQLDVIDPIGMKERLEQKSLSNFLKVIRTSLAKSGLNEGNISYLAMLHMKRSAHDYILSELGLQQEQSIYLQEYGHIGQIDQILSLQLALEEGRIQDGDIVTLVSAGIGYVWGAMTIRWG is encoded by the coding sequence ATGACTGTAGGTATTGTAAGTACCGGAATTTATATTCCACAAACAAAAATGACATCTAAAGAAATAGCAGACCGTTCTACTATTCCAGAAGATATTATTCGACAAAAAATGGGTATCCATGAAAAGCCTGTTCCTGGTGAGCATGATCATACAGTTCAAATGGCTGTATGGGCAGCTCAGGAGGCAATACGCAAGGCTAATATCGAGCCGAAGGACATTGATGTTGTTATTTATATGGGGGAGGAGCATAAAGAGTATCCACTGTGGACGGCTTCGATCAAAATGCAGGAGGAGCTTGGGGCCGTGAATGCTTGGGCATTCGATGTGCAATTAAGATGTGGTACGACAATTATGGCTCTTAAACTAGCAAAAAGCTTAATGGCATCAGATGATTCTATTCAAATCATTGTGTTAGCAGGCGGCTATCGAAATGTTGATTTTATTGATTACAGTAATCCACGAACACGCTTTATGTACAATTTAGCTGCAGGTGGAGGCGCCATCATTTTACAAAAGAATTTTGATAAAAATCAGTTATTAGAGGCGGATATTATGACGGATGGCTCTTTCTCGGAAGATGTTGTCGTACCTGTTGGAGGTACTAAGAAACCTTTGACGGCTTATGATTTAGAGCATCATTTATATCAGCTCGATGTCATCGATCCGATTGGGATGAAAGAGCGCCTTGAACAAAAATCCTTAAGCAATTTTTTGAAGGTGATTCGAACATCTTTAGCGAAAAGTGGATTAAACGAGGGAAATATAAGCTATTTAGCGATGCTTCACATGAAAAGATCTGCTCATGATTATATATTATCCGAACTAGGTCTGCAGCAGGAACAATCCATCTATTTACAGGAGTACGGACATATTGGACAGATTGATCAAATTTTGTCATTGCAGCTGGCATTAGAAGAAGGTCGTATTCAAGATGGAGACATTGTCACACTTGTTAGTGCTGGTATTGGCTATGTCTGGGGAGCTATGACAATTCGATGGGGATAA
- a CDS encoding undecaprenyl-diphosphatase, with protein sequence MNISEINNDVFTMINSLGKEFQFINLPMIIIAKYTVFFLAFFVIMFWFTKNKENKIMIICASIAFILAETMGKFAGLFHFNHQPFAVLSNTNQLIEKAVDNSFPSDHTILFFSFCMSFWLFKKGRWVIWILLAILVGVSRIWVGVHYPLDVLVGAFIGIVSSVLTYLTVPRLTIITTILTKYESIEKVITSKKHI encoded by the coding sequence TTGAATATATCAGAAATAAATAATGATGTTTTCACAATGATTAATAGTTTAGGGAAAGAATTTCAATTTATCAATTTACCAATGATTATTATTGCTAAATACACAGTTTTTTTCTTAGCTTTTTTTGTTATTATGTTCTGGTTTACAAAAAATAAAGAAAATAAAATAATGATCATTTGTGCAAGTATCGCTTTTATTTTGGCTGAAACTATGGGGAAATTTGCAGGGTTATTCCATTTTAATCACCAACCATTCGCTGTCCTTTCAAATACAAATCAGTTAATAGAAAAAGCAGTAGATAATTCTTTTCCAAGCGATCATACTATTTTATTTTTTTCATTCTGTATGTCATTTTGGTTGTTTAAAAAAGGAAGATGGGTCATCTGGATTTTGTTAGCAATATTAGTAGGAGTTTCACGCATCTGGGTAGGTGTTCATTATCCATTAGATGTACTTGTAGGTGCTTTTATTGGTATTGTTTCTTCAGTTTTAACTTACTTAACAGTTCCAAGATTAACAATAATAACAACCATTCTTACTAAATACGAATCCATTGAAAAAGTAATCACTAGCAAAAAGCACATATAG
- the fabG gene encoding 3-oxoacyl-ACP reductase FabG yields the protein MRLNNKVAIITGAANGIGYAAAERFIEEGAFVFIADFDEKAGIAAAHHLGDKSLFVQVDVADRESVKKLVSTVIEHAGSVDILVNNAGITRDAMLTKMTEDQFRQVLDVNLTGVFHCTQEVIPHMVAAGGGKIINTSSVSGVYGNVGQTNYAATKAAIVGMTKTWAKELGRKGINVNAVAPGFTETEMVKKMPENVLAQMRAVVPLQRLGTPRDIANAYLFLASDEASYVHGHTLHVDGAIMM from the coding sequence ATGCGATTAAACAATAAAGTTGCCATTATTACAGGAGCTGCTAACGGGATTGGCTATGCTGCTGCTGAACGATTTATTGAAGAAGGTGCGTTCGTTTTTATTGCAGATTTTGATGAGAAGGCTGGTATTGCAGCTGCCCATCATTTAGGAGATAAATCATTATTTGTGCAAGTAGATGTTGCGGATAGAGAGAGTGTCAAGAAGCTGGTGTCAACGGTTATAGAGCACGCGGGCAGCGTTGATATTTTAGTAAATAATGCAGGAATTACTCGTGATGCGATGCTAACAAAAATGACAGAAGATCAGTTTCGACAGGTCCTCGATGTGAATTTAACTGGGGTATTTCACTGCACACAAGAGGTTATTCCACATATGGTGGCTGCTGGTGGGGGTAAAATTATTAATACATCTTCCGTTAGTGGTGTATATGGAAATGTTGGTCAAACCAATTATGCTGCAACAAAGGCTGCAATCGTCGGCATGACAAAAACATGGGCGAAGGAATTAGGGCGTAAGGGCATCAATGTCAATGCGGTGGCACCTGGTTTTACAGAAACCGAAATGGTGAAAAAGATGCCAGAAAACGTTCTTGCTCAAATGCGCGCAGTCGTGCCCTTGCAAAGATTAGGTACACCTAGAGATATTGCTAATGCCTATTTATTTTTAGCATCTGATGAGGCTTCTTATGTCCACGGTCACACGCTTCATGTGGATGGAGCAATTATGATGTGA
- a CDS encoding helix-turn-helix transcriptional regulator, giving the protein MITLLVNRVKEFRAKYNLTQGKLAEKVGVTRQTIVSLEKGSYIPSLLLAMNIAEVFNEPIEEIFTKKEEE; this is encoded by the coding sequence GTGATTACATTGCTGGTTAATCGTGTGAAGGAATTTAGAGCAAAATATAATTTAACACAAGGAAAACTCGCTGAAAAAGTCGGGGTAACCAGACAAACTATTGTATCATTGGAAAAAGGTAGTTATATTCCTTCACTCCTTTTGGCAATGAATATTGCGGAAGTTTTCAATGAACCAATAGAAGAGATTTTTACCAAAAAGGAGGAAGAATGA
- a CDS encoding metallophosphoesterase family protein translates to MKMAVLSDIHGNKEALKAVLDDIQQRNIESIYNLGDILYGPLFPLETFDLLKRMDIKSVGGNCDRMLLQASSDNPTAQYVIGMLENEHKDWLNNLPFSIQTEDFYFCHASPESDEQYLLHDITLNGAILKQPQDIMNLVKEIPQNIIFCGHSHLPAIVYLPNGKVIVNPGSVGLPAYEEDEPFYYKMESGTPFANYTIVEKHDSDWIFAQINIAYDVTDAIKQSEKLNRPDWARALKFGHV, encoded by the coding sequence ATGAAAATGGCAGTATTATCAGATATTCATGGCAATAAAGAAGCGTTAAAGGCCGTATTAGATGATATACAGCAACGAAATATTGAAAGTATCTATAATTTGGGTGATATTTTGTATGGACCGCTTTTCCCGTTAGAAACATTTGATTTATTAAAGAGAATGGACATAAAAAGTGTTGGCGGAAATTGTGATCGTATGTTGTTACAAGCATCATCAGACAATCCGACTGCGCAATATGTAATAGGTATGCTGGAGAATGAGCATAAAGATTGGTTAAACAATCTGCCATTTTCCATTCAGACAGAAGATTTTTATTTCTGTCATGCCTCTCCAGAAAGTGATGAGCAGTATTTGTTACATGATATAACGCTAAACGGTGCAATTTTAAAGCAGCCACAAGACATAATGAATTTAGTTAAGGAAATTCCACAAAATATCATATTTTGTGGTCATTCTCATCTACCAGCCATTGTTTATTTACCAAATGGCAAGGTTATTGTTAATCCTGGAAGTGTTGGCTTGCCTGCATATGAGGAAGATGAGCCCTTCTATTATAAAATGGAATCGGGGACACCCTTTGCTAATTATACGATTGTGGAAAAACATGATAGCGATTGGATTTTCGCGCAAATAAATATTGCCTATGATGTAACTGATGCGATAAAGCAAAGTGAAAAACTAAATAGACCTGATTGGGCACGAGCATTAAAGTTTGGACATGTCTAG